The Leptidea sinapis chromosome 15, ilLepSina1.1, whole genome shotgun sequence genome window below encodes:
- the LOC126968505 gene encoding uncharacterized protein LOC126968505 — protein MKKKNLKFSNHSGNQLDDDNIRYKINTQYIHKNKSKKSNLNQDVNEDNIRYKLPTSKVTSNKKTVTKLKSKPKLKVKFWRDKTLPIKRQKYMSSNKRNLLTRRKPDVIEEVAIKKKTPVVRVQKLKSSPLANISRPDISENHFPMVTVPDDLTIQLNNENANALVTDLNLGFVHADLGDKRLSEKSKKVQNSTAQTSPVFFVDNYGTGVEPRTQGNDNETEYFSKYIVQKLRKMETTQRIYSENLINTVLLLGQLGELNGKLKIAKV, from the coding sequence atgaagaaaaaaaatttaaagttttcaaaTCATAGTGGCAATCAATTGGATGATGAcaatataagatataaaattaacaCTCAATACATACACAAAAACAAATCTAAAAAATCTAATCTCAATCAGGATGTTAATGAAGATAATATACGATACAAGCTACCTACTTCTAAGGttacttcaaataaaaaaactgtaacAAAGCTTAAAAGTAAACCCAAATTAAAAGTGAAATTTTGGAGAGATAAAACACTACCAATTAAAAGGCAAAAGTATATGTCTAGTAACAAAAGAAACTTGTTGACTCGCAGAAAACCTGATGTTATTGAAGAAGTAgctattaaaaagaaaacccCAGTGGTGAGAGTTCAGAAACTAAAAAGTTCTCCTCTGGCCAACATATCAAGACCTGATATCTCTGAGAATCACTTCCCGATGGTCACAGTGCCTGATGACTTGACAATACAATTGAATAATGAGAATGCTAATGCATTAGTCACAGATCTTAATCTTGGTTTTGTTCATGCTGATTTAGGTGATAAAAGATTAagtgaaaaatctaaaaaagttCAAAACTCAACAGCACAAACAAGCCCAgttttttttgtagataattATGGAACAGGTGTGGAGCCAAGAACTCAAGGAAATGATAATGAAACGgaatatttttctaaatacaTTGTACAGAAATTAAGAAAAATGGAGACAACCCAGCGTATTTACTCAGAGAATTTGATAAATACAGTTCTTTTGCTGGGACAGTTGGGCGAGTTAAATGGGAAATTGAAAATAGCCAAagtctaa